In the Mytilus trossulus isolate FHL-02 chromosome 1, PNRI_Mtr1.1.1.hap1, whole genome shotgun sequence genome, one interval contains:
- the LOC134680594 gene encoding carnosine synthase 1-like: MAKNQEATLGNDSITWNRENIEQISGKTVLVIGASGKDRRFVWKTFQDLNIKVVLVDLKENKHLRDIVAVLFKYNYFENSILADESHGDAIIKLLGPTVNQLSACFTFDEYCIHLTSILCQKLGFVGVSPDVALMVQSKQLTYDALRTEPRDYDTNQYSPLSFQIQNVSDISNAKGLSFPAILKPEYGHFSEAVSKVYSIDDCASKFNMLQSTYEKDWDGVGFGSSMVLMEFLPGIVHHIDVIIFQGVLIKALVTDMGPKLPYGFSDTTTCFPTTLPDKLVAEIIQASFNCCRKIGLDNGVFNVEMVVTPNG, from the exons ATGGCCAAGAATCAAGAAGCGACCTTGGGGAATGATTCTATAACATGGAACAGAGAAAATATTGAGCAAATATCAGGAAAAACTGTTCTGGTCATTGGAGCGTCTGGTAAAGACCGCCGATTTGTGTGGAAAACTTTTCAGGATTTGAATATTAAG GTTGTTCTTGtggatttaaaagaaaacaaacaccTTCGTGACATTGTTGCTGTTTTGTTCAAATACAATTACTTTGAAAATTCAATACTAGCAGATGAAAGTCATGGTGATGCCATTATAAAACTTCTCGGTCCAACAGTGAACCAATTATCAGCATGCTTCACTTTCGACGAATATTGTATCCATTTAACATCAATATTGTGTCAGAAGTTAGGATTTGTTGGAGTCAGTCCTGATGTTGCCCTTATGGTCCAGAGCAAACAACTTACATATGATGCTCTGAGAACAGAACCACGTGATTATGATACCAATCAATATTCCCCTTTATCATTCCAAATCCAAAATGTATCAGATATATCAAATGCAAAAGGTTTATCATTTCCAGCGATACTGAAACCAGAATATGGTCATTTTTCCGAGGCTGTATCAAAAGTGTACTCAATTGATGATTGTGCTTCTAAATTTAACATGCTACAAAGTACATATGAAAAGGATTGGGATGGGGTTGGCTTTGGTAGTTCAATGGTTCTTATGGAATTTTTGCCAGGTATTGTTCACCATATTGATGTAATAATATTTCAGGGTGTTTTGATTAAAGCACTGGTCACTGACATGGGTCCAAAATTACCATATGGATTTTCTGATACAACCACGTGTTTTCCTACTACCTTACCAGATAAACTCGTGGCAGAAATAATTCAGGCATCATTCAATTGTTGCAGAAAGATCGGACTAGATAATGGCGTTTTCAATGTTGAAATGGTAGTGACTCCAAATGGTTAA